TTATTCTTTACTGCACAAAACTTCGGTACAGGTATTATTAATTTTGGTAGTGCTCTACGCTACTTTTTTTCAGAACCTGCAAGCCCTGGAACCATCGTTAATGGAAGCCCGCAATTTTATTACCGTGCGGGAAATCATGGAAAATGGCACCTGGCTGATACCTACTTTAAACGGGGAACCCCGTTTAGCTAAACCACCTTTACCCACCTGGCTTACAGCTATTTCGGTTTTAGTAGATGGCGATTTGTACAACTTAGCGGCACTGCGGTTTCCGGCTGCTTGTATCTCGGCGTTGCTGGTAATCTTTTTATATTTATTTACCCGTATGCTCACCAACGACCGCATTATTCCTTTTCTGGCGAGTTTAATTTTAGCTACTTCGTTTTCGTTTTTTAACATTGGCCGGCAAGGCACCTGGGATATTTACTGCCACTCGTTTATGATGGGAGGGTTATGGTTGCTTATGGCTGGTTTAAAAAAAGAACGGAACAGTATTGGTTTATTTGCTGGTAGCGGATTTTTAATGGGATTATCTTTTTTAAGTAAAGGTCCCGTATCATTTTACGCTTTGTTATTGCCCTTTTTAATTAGTTATGCCTGGGCTTACGGCTCTAAAGTGTTTAGGAAACAAGGTTCTGGTATTTTAATTACGGTAATTGTTTGTTTAGTGGTAAGCTTTGCCTGGCCCATTTACGTGTACTTCCAGGAGCCGGCCCGCATGGCCACCAATATTTCCAATGAGAGTACCGCTTGGGTAAACCGGCACGTAAAGCCTTTCTGGTTTTATATTAGTTTTCCGTGGCAAGTGGGTATTTGGGCCATTTTTGCAGTAGCTGCTTTAGCTATTCCGTATGCCCAACGCCGGATAAGTTCTTTTGGCAATTACCGTTTTTTGAGCGGCTGGGTAATTAGCTGTTTTATCTTACTTTCTTTAATTCCCGAAAAAAAAGAAAGGTACCTACTGCCTTTATTAATGCCTCTGGCTTTACTTACGGCGTATTACCTGCGGTATTTGTGGGAAGCATTTCAGAATAAAACCACTACCAAACCTGATCGCATTTTATTTCGGATTAACGCAATCGTTTATATCATTCTTTGTATTGGTATACCGGTGCTGCTTTACTTTTTTGCCTTTAAAAACCAATTAATAGCACCCGCATTTTTAATTTTCTTTAGCGCCTTGTTTCTGATGCTGGCGTTTTGCTTTGCGGTAATCTGGTATCAGCAAAATTTTAAAAAATTTGTAATCGCAGCGGTGGTGTTACATGTGGCAGCGCTTTACGTGTTAATGCCGCGTTTCGGCGACATGGTTCGGCCATTAAAAAAATTTTATGGTTTAAACCAGGTAAGGCAACAAGTAAAATTAAAATCAATTCCGTTTT
The sequence above is a segment of the Adhaeribacter swui genome. Coding sequences within it:
- a CDS encoding ArnT family glycosyltransferase, producing MPQVLNSPYSLLHKTSVQVLLILVVLYATFFQNLQALEPSLMEARNFITVREIMENGTWLIPTLNGEPRLAKPPLPTWLTAISVLVDGDLYNLAALRFPAACISALLVIFLYLFTRMLTNDRIIPFLASLILATSFSFFNIGRQGTWDIYCHSFMMGGLWLLMAGLKKERNSIGLFAGSGFLMGLSFLSKGPVSFYALLLPFLISYAWAYGSKVFRKQGSGILITVIVCLVVSFAWPIYVYFQEPARMATNISNESTAWVNRHVKPFWFYISFPWQVGIWAIFAVAALAIPYAQRRISSFGNYRFLSGWVISCFILLSLIPEKKERYLLPLLMPLALLTAYYLRYLWEAFQNKTTTKPDRILFRINAIVYIILCIGIPVLLYFFAFKNQLIAPAFLIFFSALFLMLAFCFAVIWYQQNFKKFVIAAVVLHVAALYVLMPRFGDMVRPLKKFYGLNQVRQQVKLKSIPFYVVQEMSPEHIWEVGKKVNALAWDQQHVENPETLPAALFSKFALQATHLPNTTVHLKEIGRYQYDRRHPEQVYYLYLLTPNK